In a genomic window of Halobiforma lacisalsi AJ5:
- a CDS encoding M48 family metallopeptidase translates to MTDFGLKVRMFVVGSILAALYLFVGLVGLTMLGTGAWPIVLLLLITFPFIQYKIGTWAATRKAEEMPEEGQYADIHRMTESLSRDMGIDKPKLMVQGMGVPNAFATGRKGNGVVVVSEELIRLLDRDELEGVIAHELAHIKNRDVLMMTVGSSIGMMVGYAVYFVYVFAGDDNPGGFIVGWILSMFAQMLVTVLVMAISRYREYVADDDARQYIGSGDPLARALEKISKGAENRESTIDDSTAALCIFNSERGLFQTLFATHPPTEKRIEKLRS, encoded by the coding sequence ATGACAGACTTCGGACTGAAAGTACGGATGTTCGTCGTCGGCTCGATCCTGGCGGCGCTGTACCTGTTCGTCGGGCTCGTCGGGCTGACGATGCTCGGTACGGGTGCCTGGCCGATCGTCCTCTTGCTTCTGATCACTTTCCCGTTCATCCAGTACAAGATCGGCACCTGGGCCGCAACCAGAAAGGCCGAAGAGATGCCCGAAGAGGGGCAGTACGCCGATATCCACCGGATGACGGAGTCGCTGAGCCGTGACATGGGCATCGACAAGCCCAAACTGATGGTCCAGGGGATGGGCGTCCCCAACGCCTTCGCGACCGGCCGCAAGGGCAACGGCGTCGTCGTCGTCAGCGAGGAACTCATCCGCCTGCTCGACCGCGACGAACTCGAGGGCGTCATCGCTCACGAACTGGCCCACATCAAGAACCGGGACGTGCTGATGATGACGGTGGGCAGTTCCATCGGGATGATGGTCGGCTACGCCGTGTACTTCGTCTACGTGTTCGCCGGTGACGACAACCCCGGCGGCTTCATCGTCGGCTGGATCCTCTCGATGTTCGCCCAGATGCTCGTCACGGTGCTGGTGATGGCCATCTCGCGGTACCGCGAGTACGTCGCCGACGACGACGCCCGACAGTACATCGGCAGCGGCGATCCGCTCGCTCGAGCGCTCGAGAAAATCTCGAAGGGAGCCGAGAACCGCGAATCGACCATCGACGACAGCACGGCCGCGCTCTGTATCTTCAATTCCGAGCGCGGACTGTTCCAGACCCTGTTCGCGACCCACCCGCCGACCGAAAAGCGCATCGAGAAGCTCCGGAGCTAA
- a CDS encoding LabA-like NYN domain-containing protein, translating into MTEIHPDQRVAVLVDAQNLYHTAQSLHSRNIDYSALLEKAVQDRQLTRAIAYVIRADAPEEESFFDALVDIGFETKIKDIKTFSDGSKKADWDVGMSLDAVTLANHVDTVVLCTGDGDFSRLCSHLRHEGVRVEVMAFESSTAEELIAEADAFLDLGERHETFLL; encoded by the coding sequence GTGACCGAAATCCATCCGGACCAGCGCGTCGCCGTGCTCGTCGACGCGCAAAACCTCTATCACACCGCACAGAGCCTTCACAGCAGGAACATCGATTACTCTGCGCTGCTCGAGAAGGCCGTCCAGGACCGACAGCTGACCCGCGCGATCGCGTACGTCATCCGCGCCGACGCGCCCGAGGAGGAGAGTTTCTTCGACGCGCTGGTCGACATCGGCTTCGAGACGAAGATCAAGGACATCAAGACGTTCTCGGACGGGTCGAAGAAGGCCGACTGGGACGTGGGGATGAGCCTCGACGCAGTGACCCTCGCGAACCACGTCGATACGGTCGTCCTCTGTACGGGCGACGGGGACTTCTCGCGGCTCTGCTCGCACCTGCGCCACGAGGGCGTCCGCGTCGAAGTGATGGCCTTCGAGTCCTCGACCGCCGAGGAACTGATCGCGGAGGCCGACGCCTTCCTCGATCTGGGCGAGCGCCACGAGACGTTCCTGCTCTGA
- a CDS encoding PUA domain-containing protein: MSEPADGSAGPSTLRTIADYQFGAGAGEAMFPPAESESLTIKRTSSGRPQQIHAENGRIASFGTDGRFTLGLEGGRRLAAALEHPSYRVVVDDESEPFVREEKNVFAKFVLEAGSEIRPGDEVLVVHERGELLAVGRAELDADAIADFETGMAVNVREGAPADD, from the coding sequence ATGAGCGAGCCAGCAGACGGGTCGGCGGGACCGTCGACGCTCCGGACGATCGCCGACTACCAGTTCGGCGCGGGTGCGGGGGAGGCGATGTTCCCGCCCGCGGAGTCGGAGTCGCTGACGATCAAACGAACCTCTTCGGGCCGACCGCAACAGATCCACGCCGAAAACGGCCGGATCGCCTCGTTTGGCACCGACGGACGGTTCACGCTCGGCCTCGAGGGCGGTCGCCGACTCGCGGCCGCGCTCGAGCACCCCTCGTACCGCGTCGTCGTCGACGACGAGAGCGAACCGTTCGTCCGCGAGGAAAAGAACGTCTTCGCGAAGTTCGTCCTCGAGGCGGGGTCGGAGATCCGCCCGGGTGACGAGGTGCTGGTCGTCCACGAGCGCGGCGAACTGCTCGCGGTCGGCCGCGCCGAACTGGACGCGGACGCGATCGCGGATTTCGAGACGGGGATGGCGGTCAACGTCCGCGAGGGCGCACCGGCCGACGACTGA
- a CDS encoding nascent polypeptide-associated complex protein, whose product MFGGGGGGLNPRKMEQMMEQMGIDVEDIDAEEVIIRTGEYDLVFDDAEVTKMDARGQETYQIIGSPEEVEAGSAGSADDAGTDDGSAIPDEDVDLVATRAGVSEDEAREALDANDGDLAAAVEDLE is encoded by the coding sequence ATGTTCGGAGGAGGCGGCGGCGGACTCAATCCGCGCAAGATGGAACAGATGATGGAACAGATGGGGATCGACGTCGAGGACATCGACGCCGAGGAGGTCATCATCCGCACGGGCGAGTACGACCTCGTCTTCGACGACGCCGAGGTCACGAAGATGGACGCCCGCGGCCAGGAGACCTACCAGATCATCGGCTCGCCCGAAGAGGTCGAGGCCGGGAGTGCCGGCAGCGCCGACGACGCCGGGACCGACGACGGCTCGGCCATCCCCGACGAGGACGTCGACCTCGTCGCCACCCGCGCCGGCGTGAGCGAGGACGAGGCCCGCGAGGCCCTGGACGCCAACGACGGCGACCTCGCCGCAGCCGTCGAGGACCTCGAGTAG
- a CDS encoding methyltransferase domain-containing protein: MGSDGGSGNDHGDEEDRNPVLLVRGDREFLVQPGEEMGTDLGVLEVPEDVEPGQTLETHLDEEFQVRRLRGPDLFHHFERTGAPMVPRDVGLVIGETGISRGDCVLDAGTGTGVLAASMARAGAEVVTYERDPEFADVARENMELGGIAEEVDVRTGDLREELEALEPSSFDVLTLDTGDAADVVAHAPDLLVEGGFVAVYSPFIESTREVVEAAREADLANVRTRETIQREMQFDDRGSRPSTAPVGHTGYLTIARNE; this comes from the coding sequence ATCGGAAGCGATGGCGGGAGCGGCAACGACCACGGCGACGAAGAGGACCGCAACCCCGTCCTGCTCGTCCGCGGCGACCGCGAGTTCCTCGTCCAGCCCGGCGAGGAGATGGGCACCGACCTCGGCGTCCTCGAGGTCCCCGAAGACGTCGAACCCGGCCAGACGCTCGAAACTCACCTCGACGAGGAGTTCCAGGTCCGACGGCTGCGCGGCCCGGACCTGTTCCACCACTTCGAGCGCACGGGCGCGCCGATGGTGCCCCGCGACGTCGGACTGGTGATCGGCGAGACCGGGATCTCCCGGGGTGACTGCGTGCTCGATGCCGGCACCGGGACGGGCGTCCTCGCGGCCTCGATGGCCCGTGCAGGGGCCGAGGTCGTCACCTACGAGCGGGACCCGGAGTTCGCCGACGTCGCCCGTGAGAACATGGAACTGGGCGGCATCGCCGAGGAAGTCGACGTCCGGACCGGCGACCTCCGCGAGGAACTCGAGGCCCTCGAGCCCTCGTCGTTCGACGTCCTCACGCTCGATACGGGCGACGCGGCCGACGTCGTGGCCCACGCACCCGACCTGCTGGTCGAGGGCGGCTTCGTCGCGGTCTACAGCCCGTTCATCGAGTCGACACGCGAGGTCGTCGAGGCTGCGCGGGAGGCCGATCTCGCGAACGTCCGCACCCGCGAGACGATCCAGCGCGAGATGCAGTTCGACGACCGCGGCTCGAGGCCGTCGACGGCACCCGTGGGTCACACGGGGTATCTGACGATAGCGCGCAACGAGTAA
- a CDS encoding transcription factor S, with product MEFCDECGSMMKADDGLWKCGSCGYTEPKGDADQYVVTDSQEASEIIESSGETSLPETDAHCPECGHDRAYWYMKQIRAADESETRFFICSECEHKWREDDN from the coding sequence ATGGAATTCTGCGACGAATGCGGTTCGATGATGAAAGCCGACGACGGGCTCTGGAAGTGCGGCAGTTGCGGTTACACGGAGCCCAAAGGCGACGCCGATCAGTACGTCGTCACGGACAGCCAGGAAGCCAGCGAGATCATCGAGTCCTCCGGGGAGACCTCGCTGCCCGAAACCGACGCCCACTGCCCCGAGTGTGGCCACGACCGCGCGTACTGGTACATGAAACAGATCCGCGCGGCCGACGAGTCCGAGACCCGCTTCTTCATCTGCTCCGAGTGCGAGCACAAGTGGCGCGAGGACGACAACTAG
- a CDS encoding DUF5789 family protein → MGREVKLGRVESTLEELDYPATRAEAATELEDVTVLLADGERNLGSLIEDIGNDRFESAEDLEAELHNVLPREAVGEPYQSEGEG, encoded by the coding sequence ATGGGTCGCGAAGTGAAACTCGGCCGAGTGGAATCGACGCTCGAGGAACTCGACTACCCGGCGACGAGGGCGGAGGCCGCGACGGAACTCGAGGACGTGACGGTCCTGCTGGCCGACGGGGAACGGAACCTCGGTTCGCTTATCGAGGACATCGGGAACGACCGGTTCGAGTCGGCCGAGGACCTCGAGGCGGAGTTGCACAACGTCCTTCCACGGGAGGCGGTCGGTGAGCCGTATCAGTCGGAGGGTGAGGGATAG
- a CDS encoding MFS transporter — MPVRTLLEKLLAPFAVDRRVLALAFARMADGIGNSFLIVVIPLYVGSDIVGGATFGLGESMIIGIILSLFGFLNSTFQPLTGRLSDRYGRRKLFILIGLGGLAVTNLTYVFARSYVELVVIRGLQGVSVAFIIPASVALVNELATTDERGGNMGVYNTFRLIGFGAGPVAAGTVVNLGPYALAGTTITGYDAAFYVATVAAALSYLMVTVLITDPESTEANAGADLSIDVFDRSGSNLLDPIFTLGVASLFMATAIALFATIQPQINARLEQGATWFGLQFAAFVVAQILLQTPIGRACDHYGRRPFIVGGMMLLIPATLVQGFVTTSETMFVARLLQGIAGAMVFAPSLALAGDLAGKGESGSKLSVLTMAFGFGIALGPLSSGALVQYGFAVPFVFGTALATLGAILVYTQVEETLETTAPVPVVGGD, encoded by the coding sequence GTGCCAGTACGGACTCTCCTCGAGAAACTCCTCGCGCCGTTCGCCGTCGACCGGCGAGTGCTCGCGCTCGCGTTCGCGCGGATGGCCGACGGAATCGGGAACTCGTTTTTGATCGTCGTCATCCCGCTGTACGTCGGCAGCGATATCGTCGGCGGCGCGACCTTCGGCCTGGGGGAGTCGATGATCATCGGGATCATCCTCTCGCTGTTCGGTTTTCTCAACAGCACCTTCCAGCCGCTGACGGGGCGGCTCTCGGATCGCTACGGCCGCCGGAAGCTGTTCATCCTGATCGGACTGGGTGGGCTCGCCGTCACGAACCTCACCTACGTCTTCGCGCGGTCCTACGTCGAACTGGTCGTCATCCGGGGGCTGCAGGGCGTCAGCGTCGCCTTCATCATCCCCGCGTCGGTCGCGCTGGTCAACGAACTCGCGACGACGGACGAACGCGGCGGGAACATGGGCGTCTACAACACCTTTCGGCTGATCGGGTTCGGGGCCGGCCCGGTCGCCGCCGGGACGGTCGTTAACCTCGGCCCCTACGCGTTGGCCGGGACGACGATTACCGGCTACGACGCCGCGTTCTACGTCGCCACCGTCGCGGCCGCGCTCAGCTATCTGATGGTGACCGTCCTGATCACGGATCCGGAGTCGACGGAGGCGAACGCCGGTGCGGACCTCTCGATCGACGTTTTCGACCGGTCGGGATCGAACCTGCTCGATCCGATCTTCACGCTCGGCGTCGCCTCGCTGTTCATGGCGACCGCAATCGCGCTGTTCGCGACGATCCAGCCCCAGATCAACGCCCGCCTCGAGCAGGGCGCGACCTGGTTCGGCCTGCAGTTCGCGGCGTTCGTCGTCGCCCAGATCCTCCTGCAGACGCCGATCGGCCGCGCCTGCGACCACTACGGGCGACGGCCGTTCATCGTCGGCGGGATGATGCTGTTGATCCCCGCGACCCTCGTCCAGGGGTTCGTGACGACCTCCGAGACGATGTTCGTCGCGCGACTCCTCCAGGGGATCGCGGGCGCGATGGTGTTCGCGCCGTCGCTGGCGCTGGCCGGCGACCTCGCCGGGAAGGGCGAGTCCGGCTCGAAACTCTCCGTGCTCACCATGGCGTTCGGGTTCGGGATCGCCCTCGGACCGCTCTCGTCGGGCGCGCTGGTACAGTACGGCTTCGCGGTCCCGTTCGTCTTCGGGACCGCCCTCGCGACGCTGGGCGCGATCCTCGTCTACACCCAGGTCGAGGAGACGCTCGAGACGACGGCACCGGTGCCGGTCGTCGGCGGCGACTGA
- a CDS encoding DUF5797 family protein produces the protein MTLSDEATERLADVVELQPTKNSELQDRWGMESGSEVHQYLENELGDYYFRDDNSLIRATAEAADLVDVEPGIETDPDSEGAPSRIRVPELQARIVDVLAGPEERSESVVSVLHSLRDAYDYGDDLEAEAVRSGLQSLRRKDVVEVEYRTVPTFRLAVEREDLEVDVSE, from the coding sequence ATGACGCTTTCGGACGAGGCCACCGAGCGGCTCGCCGACGTGGTGGAACTACAGCCGACGAAAAACTCCGAACTCCAGGACCGGTGGGGGATGGAAAGCGGCAGCGAGGTCCACCAGTACCTCGAGAACGAACTCGGCGACTACTACTTTCGCGACGACAACAGCCTGATCCGCGCGACGGCGGAGGCCGCCGACCTCGTCGACGTCGAACCCGGCATCGAGACCGACCCCGATAGCGAGGGCGCACCCTCGCGGATCCGCGTCCCGGAGCTCCAGGCCCGGATCGTCGACGTGCTGGCGGGCCCGGAGGAACGCTCCGAGAGCGTCGTCTCGGTGCTGCATTCCTTGCGGGACGCCTACGACTACGGCGACGACCTCGAGGCCGAAGCCGTCCGCTCCGGACTGCAGAGCCTCCGGCGCAAGGACGTCGTCGAGGTCGAGTACCGCACCGTCCCCACGTTCCGGCTGGCAGTCGAGCGCGAGGACCTCGAGGTCGACGTTTCCGAGTGA
- a CDS encoding aminoacyl--tRNA ligase-related protein — translation MATSTEVIAVRRSESLLFTSRETNGHENETVALTARAGLVRQFGSGLYGFTPTGQRVRENLVALLEREMDAAGGRRISLPSLNDAGIWQRSGRWESFEGEMFTLENRDGKRLCLAPSHEEGAVHLVDGVVRSYDDLPLLVYQIERKHRDDHARNGLLRTKEFTMKDAYSFHATEDSLRECYERVRDAYVRVFESLGLEFVVAAADNSVMGGTNSEEFVALTETGAGTVEIRHCTAAGCRFGVTDESPRADLVAGDDCPECGGRLAAGEGIEVGHLFQLGTRYAEPMELTIDTAGGGQRHVLMGSYGIGVERLLHALLEQYADENGCRWPDSSAALEDGDVATPEIAPYRLAVIPLEYGDADLREAADRLHERCGTAETLLFDDPDRTIGERFAESDLLGIPEKAILGNHYRETGEVELEARDGTTRYAPLEDVPGIVS, via the coding sequence ATGGCCACGTCGACGGAGGTGATCGCAGTGCGGCGTAGCGAGTCGCTGCTTTTCACCAGCCGGGAGACCAACGGCCACGAGAACGAGACCGTCGCACTCACAGCACGGGCCGGCCTCGTCCGACAGTTCGGCAGCGGGCTCTACGGCTTCACGCCCACCGGCCAGCGCGTCCGGGAGAACCTCGTCGCCCTGCTCGAGCGCGAGATGGACGCCGCGGGCGGCCGACGGATCAGCCTCCCCTCGCTGAACGACGCCGGCATCTGGCAGCGAAGCGGTCGCTGGGAGAGCTTCGAGGGCGAGATGTTCACGCTCGAGAACCGCGACGGCAAGCGCCTCTGTCTGGCCCCCTCCCACGAGGAGGGTGCGGTCCACCTCGTCGACGGTGTCGTCCGTTCCTACGACGACCTGCCCCTGCTGGTGTACCAGATCGAGCGGAAACACCGCGACGACCACGCCCGCAACGGCCTCCTGCGGACGAAGGAGTTCACGATGAAAGACGCCTACAGCTTCCACGCGACCGAGGACTCCCTCCGGGAGTGCTACGAGCGGGTCCGAGACGCCTACGTCCGGGTCTTCGAGTCGCTCGGCCTCGAGTTCGTCGTCGCGGCGGCCGACAACAGCGTCATGGGCGGGACGAACTCCGAGGAGTTCGTCGCGCTGACCGAGACCGGCGCGGGGACGGTCGAGATCCGACACTGTACCGCGGCGGGCTGTCGGTTCGGCGTGACCGACGAGTCGCCCCGCGCCGACCTCGTGGCCGGCGACGACTGCCCCGAGTGTGGCGGCCGGCTCGCGGCCGGCGAAGGAATCGAGGTCGGCCACCTCTTCCAACTCGGGACGCGCTACGCCGAGCCCATGGAGTTGACGATCGACACCGCCGGCGGCGGGCAGCGCCACGTCCTCATGGGGAGCTACGGCATCGGCGTCGAACGGCTCCTCCACGCCCTCCTCGAGCAGTACGCCGACGAGAACGGCTGTCGCTGGCCCGACTCGTCCGCGGCGCTCGAGGACGGGGACGTCGCCACTCCCGAAATCGCTCCCTATCGCCTCGCCGTGATCCCCCTCGAGTACGGCGACGCGGACCTGCGCGAGGCGGCCGACCGCCTTCACGAGCGCTGCGGGACGGCCGAAACGCTGCTGTTCGACGACCCCGACCGGACGATCGGCGAACGGTTCGCCGAGAGCGACCTGCTCGGAATCCCCGAAAAAGCGATCCTCGGGAACCACTACCGGGAGACCGGCGAGGTCGAACTCGAGGCCCGCGACGGGACGACCCGGTACGCACCCCTCGAGGACGTTCCCGGGATCGTCAGCTGA
- a CDS encoding DUF5787 family protein: MRAEPHSPDPADIVSLRSTGIRGPASVAGSIGQVFPHPRVRPGVDDSDAYSTEFGFELRTCRWAEREWPPGADDDTPVIVARQLGTERRRWDTIVLECDPDALRKRARFGRKRLDSDLLHAVRNAPAEWTYYRDALPHPGYPWRYVREAIHRADDRGILETRKDGNRIQVRRKWPYPDWCERIVAVENKPDLDRSAARRLRPQLEFDVAMALADEVWVATQRTGERVEPILLEDLPVEAGVLAFDPDTLSADVAWHPRTLAVEKPGTRILERPNAAGERDGSAARFEYADPEWKRERRLAIAERAYERGWRSFVDTMRPDCRQFRLREVDGQLLPYCDAKDRQPTAAECSGSCSSYEPEPPTWRTKGWPIEGGPGKRFKALLADRRRRRRPGLETEE; encoded by the coding sequence ATGCGAGCCGAACCCCACAGTCCCGACCCCGCCGATATCGTTTCCCTCCGCTCGACCGGTATCCGGGGCCCGGCCTCGGTCGCCGGTTCGATCGGGCAGGTTTTTCCCCATCCGCGAGTACGGCCCGGCGTGGACGATTCGGACGCGTACAGCACCGAGTTCGGCTTCGAGTTGCGAACCTGCCGGTGGGCCGAGCGCGAGTGGCCGCCCGGAGCCGACGACGATACCCCGGTGATCGTCGCCCGCCAGCTGGGCACCGAGCGGCGGCGCTGGGACACCATCGTCCTCGAGTGCGACCCCGACGCCCTCCGGAAGCGCGCCAGGTTCGGCCGGAAGCGCCTCGATAGCGATCTCCTCCACGCCGTGCGGAACGCGCCGGCGGAGTGGACATACTACCGCGATGCCCTCCCCCATCCCGGCTACCCGTGGCGGTACGTCCGCGAGGCGATCCACCGTGCGGACGACCGAGGGATCCTCGAGACGCGCAAGGACGGCAACCGCATCCAGGTCCGGCGCAAGTGGCCCTATCCCGACTGGTGCGAGCGGATCGTCGCCGTCGAGAACAAACCCGACCTCGATCGGTCGGCGGCCCGGCGACTCCGCCCGCAACTCGAGTTCGACGTGGCGATGGCGCTGGCCGACGAGGTCTGGGTCGCGACCCAACGGACGGGCGAACGGGTCGAGCCGATTCTGCTCGAGGACCTGCCGGTCGAGGCGGGCGTCCTCGCGTTCGACCCGGATACGCTGTCGGCCGACGTGGCCTGGCACCCCCGAACGCTGGCGGTCGAGAAGCCCGGAACGCGGATCCTCGAGCGGCCGAACGCCGCCGGCGAGCGGGACGGTTCCGCGGCCCGGTTCGAGTACGCCGATCCCGAGTGGAAGCGCGAGCGGCGACTCGCGATCGCCGAACGGGCCTACGAACGGGGCTGGCGCTCGTTCGTCGACACGATGCGGCCGGACTGCCGACAGTTCCGGCTTCGGGAGGTCGACGGCCAGTTGCTCCCCTACTGCGACGCGAAAGACCGGCAGCCGACCGCCGCCGAGTGTTCGGGTTCCTGTTCGTCGTACGAACCGGAGCCGCCCACGTGGCGGACGAAGGGGTGGCCGATCGAGGGCGGTCCCGGAAAACGGTTCAAAGCGTTGCTCGCGGATCGCCGTCGCCGACGGCGGCCGGGACTCGAGACCGAGGAGTAG
- a CDS encoding bis(5'-nucleosyl)-tetraphosphatase: MAVEATSAGAILFRDTRGRREYLLLKSRPGDWEFPKGGVEGDEELQQTAIREVKEEAGIEQFRLLDGFREDYDYVFEANGKTIHKTVHLFIAKSFEASAELSNEHRDLQWRDYEQAVNTVTQDGPREILEQAHEFLDEREDEEDEE, translated from the coding sequence ATGGCAGTCGAAGCTACGAGCGCAGGCGCGATCCTCTTCCGCGACACGCGGGGCCGGCGCGAGTATCTTCTACTCAAGAGCCGCCCAGGCGACTGGGAGTTTCCCAAGGGCGGTGTCGAAGGAGATGAAGAGCTACAGCAGACGGCGATCCGCGAAGTAAAGGAAGAGGCAGGTATCGAACAGTTCCGGCTCCTCGACGGGTTTCGCGAGGATTACGACTACGTCTTCGAGGCGAACGGCAAGACGATCCACAAGACCGTTCACCTCTTCATTGCGAAGTCGTTCGAGGCCAGCGCGGAACTGTCCAACGAACATCGCGACCTGCAGTGGCGCGACTACGAACAGGCCGTAAACACCGTCACGCAGGACGGTCCACGCGAGATCCTCGAGCAGGCCCACGAGTTCCTCGACGAGCGGGAGGACGAGGAGGACGAAGAGTAG
- a CDS encoding uS10/mL48 family ribosomal protein, giving the protein MTFVTRLTLQSGDRAALEGIVDDIKTTAERKGAELKGPHSHPPTDISVPQHCRLHADDDRHFTSWNYTVFTRELEIHGHDNLARNIAEQDFPDSVHIEAEVEQIHGAGRGN; this is encoded by the coding sequence ATGACCTTCGTCACCCGCCTCACGCTGCAAAGCGGCGACCGAGCCGCGCTCGAGGGTATCGTCGACGACATCAAAACGACCGCCGAACGGAAAGGTGCGGAACTGAAAGGGCCACACTCCCATCCTCCGACGGACATCTCGGTCCCACAGCACTGCCGGCTCCACGCCGACGACGATCGGCACTTTACCTCCTGGAACTACACGGTCTTCACCCGTGAACTCGAGATTCACGGCCACGACAACCTCGCGCGCAACATCGCCGAACAGGACTTCCCGGACTCCGTCCACATCGAGGCCGAAGTCGAACAGATCCACGGCGCCGGCCGCGGGAACTGA
- a CDS encoding class I SAM-dependent methyltransferase, translating to MAPERERGTGTDSDSDSDSEYGFEPGCGSESERPNVHRAFDALADEYDRKGDEKPANAHLERPATRSLVPDVDGARVLDAGCGAGHLTRELVDRGAAVVGLDASAEMLAYARERVPEAVLCRADLGRELPFAEGSFDGVVSSLAFHYVRDWGRLFRNLRRILEPGGWLVFSMQHPHADFEEYDDTENYHDVERVSAVWDSFGTAVAVPAYRRPLSAVFSPALETGFRLERLVEPTPTEAYRRKSPERYEYERTHPNFLCLRFSRPESESTDG from the coding sequence ATGGCTCCCGAGCGTGAACGCGGCACCGGCACCGACTCCGACTCCGACTCCGACTCAGAGTACGGGTTCGAGCCCGGGTGCGGGAGCGAAAGCGAGCGACCGAACGTCCATCGAGCGTTCGATGCGCTCGCCGACGAATACGACCGCAAGGGCGACGAGAAACCCGCGAACGCTCACCTCGAGCGGCCGGCGACCCGCTCGTTGGTCCCCGACGTGGACGGCGCTCGCGTCCTCGATGCCGGCTGCGGGGCCGGACACCTCACGCGCGAACTCGTCGACCGCGGCGCGGCCGTTGTCGGCCTCGACGCCAGCGCGGAGATGCTCGCGTACGCCCGGGAGCGGGTCCCCGAAGCGGTCCTCTGTCGGGCCGACCTCGGACGTGAACTTCCGTTTGCGGAGGGCTCGTTCGACGGGGTCGTCAGCTCCCTGGCGTTCCACTACGTTCGGGACTGGGGACGCCTGTTTCGGAACCTCCGGCGCATCCTCGAGCCCGGCGGCTGGCTCGTCTTTTCGATGCAGCATCCCCACGCCGACTTCGAGGAGTACGACGACACGGAGAACTACCACGACGTGGAACGGGTGTCGGCCGTCTGGGACTCGTTCGGAACGGCGGTAGCAGTGCCCGCGTATCGTCGCCCGCTCTCGGCGGTCTTCTCGCCCGCGCTCGAGACCGGGTTTCGACTGGAGCGACTCGTCGAGCCGACGCCGACGGAAGCCTACCGTCGGAAAAGCCCTGAGCGCTACGAGTACGAACGGACACACCCGAACTTCCTCTGTCTGCGGTTCAGCCGTCCCGAATCGGAGTCCACGGACGGATGA